GGGAGCATAAATGCGGAGAAGTGAACTTCAGGATTGTAATGCTTCGTTTTTCCCGCAATCTTCCTGTAATTTCTTCTGACAAACCTGAAATCGTGATCACCAGCTATTATGAAACTCCAGAGAGCCATGGGGTATGTCGGAATTGTTGAAATGAAAACTCTTCGATTATCAAGCACGGAGGAATTCAAAAGCATCTTTCTAAAATACTCCTTTTGAATTAAAGGAGACTGAGATTGAGAGCAAAAAACTCTGCATTTTTCTTTGCAGAGCTCGAAAAAGTCCTTGCCAAATAGGGGATCGCTAACTCCCACTGGATCCGTGCCGTCAACGATTATCACGTCAAAGCTTTCGCAGTTCTCAAGAAACTTCCTTCCGTCTTCGATGACAACTTCAACCCTTGGATCTTCGAACGCTCCATTGTCTATCTTTAGATGCTCTTTGCAAAGCTCTATTACGTTCCGATCTATCTCTA
Above is a window of Archaeoglobaceae archaeon DNA encoding:
- the speE gene encoding spermidine synthase, encoding MDWFVERYNGSGLMIAVRKKIASAEGIQKVELFETESFGKMLVIDGKIQLTEFDEFLYHEMLVHVPMNSCKKAKKVLIIGGGDGGALREVLKHPVEKAVLVEIDRNVIELCKEHLKIDNGAFEDPRVEVVIEDGRKFLENCESFDVIIVDGTDPVGVSDPLFGKDFFELCKEKCRVFCSQSQSPLIQKEYFRKMLLNSSVLDNRRVFISTIPTYPMALWSFIIAGDHDFRFVRRNYRKIAGKTKHYNPEVHFSAFMLPEWLKKEVENAQ